The proteins below come from a single Candidatus Woesearchaeota archaeon genomic window:
- a CDS encoding radical SAM protein, with translation MPQIDVLYIHPLGKNPAFSRKYFKKAGKTAAEHCFGFIPMGIIGVINNLIKHGLKVRGISLPLKKRINPSFSLEECLKFYNPKVILIDMHWYVQIKNGLETARQCKKIHGCKIIIGGMSATLFYEELLKISYIDYVLKGDAEKPLAELCSAILGNKPKNKIQNIASGNFDNEITYSCTDIDNYDYVNMGFLEDSEAYISMFDFWLMVGKGCPFNCEHCDGSHHKTKALFGRNSTIFRSPENVVKDLKSISAETVNFSLDLSLMPDELIERLSKEKFNSNLRNEFFHTADLCKLRKLKGSFPSFDFVFSPIAGNEDVRKKYGKPFSNKQFLDCLRRIEEEDYNGGIIVYFTDYVIYPEKAVKLDENARNEFIRKILEIVPYALVKVLPQVADPGTLKGRIPIKRLFRLYSA, from the coding sequence ATGCCGCAAATAGACGTATTATACATCCATCCCCTTGGGAAAAACCCGGCTTTCAGCAGGAAATACTTCAAAAAGGCTGGAAAAACAGCAGCTGAGCACTGCTTTGGCTTTATTCCCATGGGCATAATCGGGGTGATAAACAATTTAATTAAGCATGGCCTGAAAGTCAGGGGAATCAGCCTCCCATTAAAAAAGAGAATTAACCCTTCCTTCAGCCTGGAAGAATGCCTGAAATTCTACAATCCTAAGGTTATCCTGATTGACATGCATTGGTATGTGCAGATAAAAAACGGGTTAGAGACAGCAAGGCAGTGCAAAAAAATCCATGGCTGCAAAATCATTATAGGGGGCATGTCAGCAACATTATTCTATGAAGAGCTGCTGAAAATCAGCTATATAGACTACGTGCTAAAAGGCGATGCAGAAAAGCCCCTGGCAGAATTGTGCAGCGCAATATTGGGGAATAAGCCGAAAAACAAAATACAGAACATTGCCTCGGGAAATTTTGATAACGAAATAACGTATTCATGCACAGACATAGACAATTACGACTATGTGAATATGGGTTTCCTCGAAGACAGTGAAGCATATATAAGCATGTTCGATTTCTGGCTAATGGTCGGCAAAGGCTGCCCGTTCAACTGCGAGCACTGCGACGGCTCACACCACAAGACAAAGGCATTGTTTGGCAGGAACAGTACAATATTCCGCTCCCCTGAAAATGTAGTCAAAGATCTGAAATCAATAAGTGCTGAGACAGTGAATTTCTCATTGGACCTGAGCCTGATGCCCGATGAATTAATTGAAAGACTATCAAAGGAAAAATTTAACTCTAATCTTAGAAATGAGTTTTTCCACACAGCCGACTTATGCAAATTAAGGAAGCTAAAAGGCTCCTTTCCTTCATTTGACTTTGTTTTTTCACCTATAGCAGGAAATGAAGATGTGAGAAAGAAGTATGGAAAGCCTTTCAGCAATAAGCAGTTTCTCGACTGTTTGCGGCGCATCGAGGAGGAAGACTATAACGGCGGCATAATAGTTTATTTCACAGATTATGTAATATACCCGGAAAAAGCCGTAAAGCTGGATGAAAATGCAAGGAATGAATTCATCAGGAAAATATTGGAAATAGTGCCCTATGCCCTGGTCAAGGTTTTGCCCCAGGTAGCAGACCCGGGGACATTAAAAGGCAGGATTCCTATAAAGAGGTTATTTAGGCTGTATTCTGCCTAG